The following proteins are encoded in a genomic region of Deltaproteobacteria bacterium PRO3:
- a CDS encoding choice-of-anchor D domain-containing protein — protein MDGVLCYGTDMNTIRLLTLCLFGLWATAARAQTPVLDVTPILIDFGTVEVGASESQEITLSNLTAAPLPITGFTASGDASFSIDVNGGSQPCGSQNPTIAPDDFCTMVVTYAPTFPESSSASVSFTPNGQVDLSVNARFLGEAPEPDTGGCSLGGAMPGASGLWLFLLPLATLAVGRWRAPR, from the coding sequence ATGGACGGCGTTCTTTGCTACGGGACGGATATGAACACGATTCGTCTCTTGACTCTCTGTCTCTTCGGACTCTGGGCGACGGCCGCGCGGGCGCAGACCCCCGTCTTGGACGTGACCCCCATCTTGATCGATTTCGGGACCGTCGAGGTCGGCGCCTCGGAGTCCCAAGAAATCACCCTCTCCAATCTCACTGCGGCGCCCCTGCCCATCACCGGTTTCACCGCCAGCGGCGACGCCAGCTTTTCCATCGACGTCAACGGGGGCTCTCAACCCTGCGGCAGTCAAAACCCGACGATCGCGCCCGACGACTTCTGCACGATGGTAGTCACCTACGCGCCGACCTTTCCCGAATCGTCTTCCGCCAGCGTCTCTTTTACCCCCAACGGCCAGGTCGACCTCTCCGTAAACGCCCGTTTTCTGGGCGAGGCCCCCGAGCCCGACACCGGCGGTTGTTCCCTAGGCGGGGCCATGCCCGGGGCCTCCGGCCTTTGGCTCTTCCTGCTGCCCCTGGCGACCCTAGCGGTCGGCCGGTGGCGCGCCCCCAGATAG